A genomic region of Mesorhizobium sp. NZP2077 contains the following coding sequences:
- a CDS encoding four-carbon acid sugar kinase family protein, whose product MQSLLLSYYGDDLTGSTDVMEALELGGVPTVLFMRQPDEALLAQFKHCQAVGLAGTSRSETPHWMDTHLRDAFAWLNTLKAEICHYKVCSTFDSSPTIGSIGRAIEIGREVFKQDSVPLLLGAPELKRYTAFGHLFAAYRDQYFRIDRHPVMSHHPTTPMDESDLLIHLSRQTDLTSGLIDLATLQSKQRSQAFDRFVDNGTAIVLVDVDSRETQALAGKEIWRMRKPGGSFVAGSSGIEYALLAEWASNDIVGAGPGFTPPGAADRIAVVSGSCSPTTERQIRHALSDGFDGIEVDPVELVSEASEQAITRAAASGRASLQAGRSVILYTALGPAADRGVEIDRQEGARHKLGRGLGALLRQLTDEQSLRRVVVAGGDTSSHALGQMGVDALTVRMPLPASPGSPLCVAHSHVKAIDGLEVALKGGQVGTDRYFSSIRDGLRS is encoded by the coding sequence ATGCAGAGCCTGCTGCTCAGCTATTATGGCGACGACCTCACCGGCTCGACCGACGTCATGGAAGCGCTGGAGCTCGGCGGCGTGCCGACGGTGCTGTTCATGAGGCAGCCGGACGAGGCTCTGCTTGCGCAGTTCAAGCATTGCCAGGCGGTCGGATTGGCCGGCACCAGCCGCAGCGAGACGCCGCACTGGATGGACACGCATCTGCGCGACGCCTTCGCCTGGCTGAACACGCTGAAAGCCGAAATCTGCCACTACAAGGTCTGTTCGACCTTCGATTCCAGCCCGACGATCGGCAGCATCGGGCGGGCGATCGAGATTGGCCGCGAGGTCTTCAAACAGGATAGCGTGCCGCTGCTGCTCGGCGCGCCGGAGCTCAAGCGCTACACCGCCTTCGGCCATCTGTTCGCGGCCTATCGCGACCAATATTTCCGCATCGACCGCCATCCGGTGATGAGCCACCACCCGACGACGCCGATGGATGAATCGGACCTGCTGATCCATCTGTCGCGGCAGACGGATCTCACGTCGGGGTTGATCGACCTTGCGACTCTGCAGTCGAAGCAGCGGTCGCAGGCATTCGATCGCTTCGTGGACAATGGCACGGCCATCGTGCTTGTGGACGTCGACAGCCGGGAGACCCAGGCCCTTGCGGGCAAAGAGATCTGGCGCATGCGAAAGCCGGGCGGCTCTTTTGTCGCCGGCTCGTCCGGCATCGAGTATGCGTTGCTGGCCGAATGGGCGTCGAATGACATCGTCGGCGCCGGACCAGGCTTCACGCCGCCGGGCGCCGCCGACCGGATCGCCGTCGTGTCGGGCAGTTGCTCGCCAACCACCGAACGACAGATCCGCCATGCCCTGAGCGACGGCTTCGACGGCATTGAGGTCGATCCTGTCGAACTGGTTTCGGAGGCTTCGGAGCAGGCGATCACGCGTGCGGCGGCAAGCGGCCGCGCCAGCCTGCAAGCCGGACGAAGCGTCATCCTCTACACCGCGCTTGGCCCTGCAGCCGACAGGGGTGTGGAAATCGACCGGCAGGAAGGCGCCCGCCACAAGCTTGGCCGCGGCCTTGGGGCGCTGCTGCGCCAATTGACTGACGAGCAGAGCTTGCGGCGCGTGGTCGTTGCCGGCGGTGACACGTCAAGCCATGCGCTGGGACAGATGGGCGTCGATGCGCTGACGGTTAGGATGCCGCTGCCCGCCTCGCCTGGTTCCCCCCTTTGCGTTGCTCATTCGCACGTCAAAGCGATTGACGGGCTGGAGGTTGCGCTGAAGGGCGGGCAGGTAGGAACCGACCGCTATTTCTCGTCCATCCGTGACGGTCTTCGCAGTTGA
- the oiaX gene encoding 3-oxo-isoapionate-4-phosphate decarboxylase OiaX, with translation MITLTYRIETSEGIEALAAKIASDQSTGTFVALPGETEELKARVAARVLAIRHLPDAEQPSIPEAGSGPFKRADADIAFPFDAIGTDLSALMTIAIGGTYSIKGLSGIRIVDMKLPQQFKGAHPGPQFGVAGSRRLTGVEGRPIIGTIVKPALGLRPPETAAMVAELIAAGVDFIKDDEKLMSPAYSPLAERVKAIMPLILDHEQKTGKKVMYAFGISHADPDEMMRNHDLVAKAGGNCAVVNINSIGFGGMAYLRKRSSLVLHAHRNGWDILTRHPGLGMDFKVWQQFWRLLGVDQFQINGIASKYWESDASFIESFKAVTTPIFSPDDCALPVAGSGQWGGQAPETYERTGRTVDLLYLCGGGIVSHPDGPGAGVRAVQQAWQAAVDGIPLANFALNHPELARSIEKFGDGKAA, from the coding sequence TCACCTATCGCATCGAAACGTCTGAAGGCATCGAGGCGCTGGCGGCCAAGATCGCCAGCGACCAGTCGACCGGCACCTTCGTGGCTTTGCCCGGCGAGACCGAGGAACTGAAGGCCAGGGTGGCGGCGCGCGTGCTGGCGATCCGGCATCTGCCTGATGCCGAGCAGCCGTCCATTCCCGAGGCCGGCTCGGGACCTTTCAAGCGCGCCGATGCCGACATCGCATTTCCGTTCGATGCGATCGGCACCGATCTTTCGGCGCTGATGACCATCGCCATCGGCGGCACCTATTCGATCAAGGGCCTGTCGGGCATCCGCATCGTCGACATGAAGCTGCCGCAACAATTCAAGGGCGCTCATCCAGGCCCGCAATTCGGTGTGGCCGGCAGCCGCAGGCTGACCGGCGTCGAGGGCCGACCCATCATCGGCACCATCGTCAAGCCGGCGCTGGGCTTGCGGCCACCCGAGACGGCCGCGATGGTGGCAGAACTGATCGCCGCCGGCGTCGATTTCATCAAGGACGATGAGAAGCTGATGAGCCCGGCCTATTCGCCCTTGGCGGAACGGGTCAAGGCGATCATGCCACTCATCCTCGACCACGAGCAGAAGACCGGCAAGAAGGTCATGTATGCTTTCGGCATCTCGCATGCCGACCCGGACGAGATGATGCGCAACCACGATCTGGTGGCGAAGGCCGGCGGCAATTGCGCGGTGGTCAACATCAACTCCATCGGCTTCGGCGGCATGGCCTACTTAAGAAAACGCTCCAGCTTGGTGCTGCACGCCCATCGCAATGGCTGGGACATTCTCACCCGTCACCCCGGCCTCGGCATGGATTTCAAGGTCTGGCAGCAGTTCTGGCGATTGCTCGGTGTCGACCAGTTCCAGATCAACGGCATCGCCTCGAAATACTGGGAGTCGGATGCATCCTTCATCGAATCCTTCAAGGCAGTGACGACGCCGATCTTTTCACCTGATGATTGCGCGCTGCCGGTCGCAGGTTCCGGCCAGTGGGGCGGACAGGCGCCCGAGACCTACGAACGAACCGGCCGGACGGTCGACCTGCTCTATCTCTGCGGCGGCGGCATAGTCAGCCATCCGGACGGGCCAGGCGCCGGCGTGCGCGCCGTCCAGCAAGCCTGGCAAGCGGCGGTCGACGGCATCCCGTTGGCGAACTTCGCCCTGAACCACCCCGAACTGGCACGGTCGATCGAAAAGTTCGGCGACGGCAAGGCGGCCTGA